A stretch of Vibrio sp. B1FLJ16 DNA encodes these proteins:
- a CDS encoding TRAP transporter large permease, whose amino-acid sequence MDASMIGFICIAVMLILIAFRAPIALSMAATGFIGFTSIVAFQPAVAILDSAPFDALSNYSFSPIPMFILMGVFASKARMSQELFHGAKTMFGSWRGGMALAAVTSCGIFSAISGSSLATAASMSRVALPEMKKNGYSAGLAAGTLAAGGTLGIMIPPSIALLLYALITEQSVGDMFIAGVIPGLLGLALYCVAVAVTVWLFPQLATPGEKTTLKQKIVGLKGLLPFSLIFVSIITGIYAGFFTPTEAAAIGASLTMFIAFARGMTWEMFKEAVNETLSISAMIFFMIVGAEIFGFFLSVSRISYSLVDFVNSLNLSPYMVLFAVLMLFILLGCVMDSIAMLLLTVPVVFPLIQAAGFDPIWFGIVAVITVEVGLITPPVGMNVFVIKSLDKDLNIGEIFKGVIPFVLSDVVRLGLLIAFPSLALAFIPHHF is encoded by the coding sequence ATGGACGCTTCAATGATCGGCTTTATTTGTATTGCAGTCATGCTGATTCTGATTGCTTTTAGAGCCCCAATTGCCCTTTCAATGGCGGCAACAGGTTTCATCGGGTTTACCTCCATCGTAGCGTTCCAACCTGCGGTTGCAATATTGGATAGTGCACCATTTGATGCATTATCAAACTACAGCTTCAGCCCTATTCCTATGTTTATTCTGATGGGAGTATTTGCTTCAAAAGCACGTATGTCTCAAGAACTATTCCATGGTGCTAAAACTATGTTTGGTTCATGGCGTGGAGGGATGGCACTTGCAGCAGTAACATCTTGTGGTATTTTCTCGGCAATTTCAGGTTCATCTCTGGCAACGGCTGCAAGTATGTCTCGCGTTGCTCTGCCGGAAATGAAAAAGAACGGATATTCTGCAGGACTCGCTGCAGGCACACTCGCTGCAGGCGGTACTTTGGGCATCATGATTCCGCCTTCAATTGCGCTACTTCTATACGCATTGATCACTGAGCAATCTGTAGGTGATATGTTTATCGCGGGTGTCATTCCAGGTCTTCTGGGTTTAGCACTATACTGCGTTGCAGTTGCTGTAACCGTTTGGTTATTCCCTCAACTTGCGACACCTGGCGAGAAAACGACATTGAAGCAAAAAATCGTTGGTTTAAAAGGCCTTCTGCCATTTAGTCTGATTTTTGTTTCAATCATTACAGGTATTTATGCTGGCTTCTTTACTCCCACGGAAGCAGCAGCAATTGGTGCGTCACTGACCATGTTCATCGCCTTTGCTCGCGGTATGACATGGGAAATGTTTAAAGAAGCTGTGAATGAAACCTTATCAATCTCTGCGATGATTTTCTTTATGATCGTCGGTGCTGAAATCTTTGGCTTCTTCTTATCTGTTTCACGTATTTCCTATTCACTGGTCGATTTCGTTAATAGCTTAAATCTTTCGCCTTACATGGTGCTCTTTGCTGTTCTCATGCTGTTTATTCTACTGGGTTGTGTAATGGACAGTATTGCAATGCTACTACTTACTGTTCCTGTCGTGTTCCCACTGATTCAGGCTGCTGGTTTTGACCCTATTTGGTTTGGTATCGTTGCGGTAATTACTGTTGAAGTGGGACTGATTACCCCACCAGTTGGTATGAATGTATTCGTCATTAAGTCGTTAGATAAAGACCTCAATATCGGAGAAATATTCAAAGGCGTTATCCCGTTTGTTTTGTCTGATGTTGTTCGTCTAGGGCTGTTGATCGCTTTCCCATCACTTGCACTAGCTTTCATTCCACATCATTTCTAG
- a CDS encoding TRAP transporter small permease subunit, producing the protein MSERTKVYLESFYLLGFALLGAGMTYRFYQAIEGAVLSGETTQDLMIPMPWIYRVVVLATAMLTLRCLILTWDLIRNHHQTEEGKPNKPSSSQNSHQQRKEVA; encoded by the coding sequence ATGTCTGAGAGAACCAAAGTCTATCTAGAGTCTTTCTACTTGCTTGGTTTTGCACTACTTGGTGCAGGTATGACCTATCGTTTTTATCAAGCCATAGAGGGCGCGGTTCTTAGCGGCGAAACAACACAAGACTTAATGATTCCAATGCCTTGGATTTATCGAGTCGTTGTTCTCGCTACTGCTATGCTAACGCTACGTTGCCTGATCTTAACTTGGGATCTCATCCGCAACCATCATCAAACAGAAGAAGGAAAACCCAACAAACCTTCTTCATCACAAAATTCCCATCAGCAACGTAAAGAGGTGGCGTAA
- a CDS encoding EamA family transporter: MASVALRKRLSLIKLPELLLLLVAIVWGASYGLTKSAIAYTTVSIFLTIRFGWTFLLLLPVMVRDFRANKNRDWPVALPTGLILSAIFFFEVYGVSQTTASNAAFLISLNVIFTLVLETLVGRRKPNRELIWLSLFSTIGVLLLTYNQNFSIALNGGDICILCAAALRAVMVITTKKLTHGKAISNTTLTCIQSLVVALNAFLISIVISEPSQLLLPQSKDFWLITSFLVLFCTLFAFYAQNYAVRKISPTKASLLMGSEPLFGAIFSILWLNEALTSVQWLGAAILLIAVLNASVSKVGDEIT; this comes from the coding sequence GTGGCGAGTGTTGCTCTCAGAAAAAGACTTTCATTGATTAAATTGCCCGAGCTGCTGCTCCTGCTGGTCGCTATCGTATGGGGAGCGAGCTATGGACTCACTAAGAGTGCGATTGCCTATACAACCGTATCGATTTTTCTCACTATCCGCTTTGGATGGACGTTTTTACTTTTACTCCCTGTGATGGTCAGAGATTTCCGTGCGAATAAAAACAGAGACTGGCCAGTAGCGCTGCCAACAGGGCTTATTCTGTCTGCTATTTTCTTTTTCGAAGTCTATGGTGTCAGTCAGACAACCGCTTCTAACGCCGCGTTCCTCATCAGCTTAAATGTGATTTTTACGCTGGTTCTGGAAACCTTGGTTGGTCGCAGAAAGCCAAACCGCGAACTCATCTGGTTGTCATTATTCAGTACTATCGGTGTGCTCCTGCTGACTTATAACCAAAACTTCAGCATTGCACTTAACGGCGGGGATATATGCATTCTGTGTGCAGCCGCTTTGCGGGCAGTCATGGTAATTACGACTAAAAAACTGACTCATGGCAAAGCGATCTCAAATACCACTTTAACTTGTATACAGTCTTTGGTTGTTGCACTTAACGCCTTCCTAATCAGCATCGTAATTTCTGAGCCTTCTCAGCTCTTGCTCCCACAATCGAAGGACTTTTGGCTCATCACGTCTTTTCTGGTGCTGTTCTGCACCCTGTTCGCTTTCTACGCCCAAAATTATGCGGTTCGTAAAATTTCTCCGACGAAAGCATCGTTACTAATGGGCAGCGAACCTCTGTTTGGCGCTATATTCTCAATACTTTGGTTGAATGAGGCATTAACCAGCGTCCAATGGTTGGGAGCAGCCATTCTTCTTATCGCAGTACTAAACGCATCTGTGAGCAAAGTCGGTGATGAAATAACCTGA
- a CDS encoding gallate dioxygenase — MAKLIGGIGASHSPTIGYAKDNNKDNDPGWKPIFTGFQVVQEWVEKQQVDVLFMIFNDHITSFFFDHYSPFALGVDDEYRPADEGGGARNYPAVKGHVELSRHIAQSLVADEFDMSVFQKKPLDHGCFSPLSMISPQADGWNGTIVPLQVGVLQFPIPNAKRCYKLGKSLRKAIQSFPDPDLRVAVVATGGLSHQVHGERCGFNNIEWDQRFLELLEHAPEELVQMRLAEYAELGGMEGAEVIMWLIMRGALSDKVNKVHSASYLPSMTNIATVIYEDLGDTPTESEVEQYLKHVNHELVGVEKLEGTYPFDLERAHNAYRLNDFLHRLIEPEHRERFKSEPQALFEEFSLTAEEQTMVKELQWIEMIRYGVSFFMLEKLGAVAGVPNPHIYASMRGEDIETFQKSRNVSMNYSVSGGK, encoded by the coding sequence ATGGCCAAATTGATCGGAGGCATTGGAGCCTCACATTCACCGACTATTGGTTACGCCAAGGATAACAATAAAGATAATGACCCAGGCTGGAAGCCAATCTTTACTGGTTTTCAAGTCGTTCAGGAATGGGTTGAAAAGCAACAAGTTGACGTGCTTTTCATGATTTTTAACGACCATATCACTTCTTTCTTCTTCGACCATTATTCACCCTTTGCACTAGGCGTAGACGACGAATATCGACCTGCTGATGAAGGTGGCGGTGCTCGTAACTACCCAGCGGTAAAAGGCCATGTAGAGTTGTCACGTCATATTGCACAATCTCTGGTTGCGGATGAGTTTGATATGTCTGTGTTTCAGAAAAAACCATTAGATCATGGCTGCTTTTCTCCCCTGTCAATGATTTCCCCACAAGCGGATGGTTGGAATGGAACAATCGTACCCCTTCAAGTAGGCGTATTACAGTTTCCGATCCCTAACGCTAAACGTTGCTACAAGTTAGGCAAGAGTCTTCGTAAAGCCATTCAAAGCTTTCCAGACCCGGACTTAAGAGTCGCTGTAGTCGCAACTGGAGGCTTGTCACACCAAGTTCATGGCGAACGCTGCGGCTTTAATAACATAGAGTGGGATCAACGTTTCTTAGAACTTTTAGAGCACGCTCCTGAAGAACTTGTTCAGATGCGCTTAGCTGAGTATGCAGAACTTGGTGGTATGGAAGGTGCTGAAGTAATAATGTGGCTAATTATGCGCGGGGCGTTGTCGGACAAAGTAAATAAGGTGCATAGTGCTTCTTATCTTCCTTCCATGACTAATATCGCTACAGTTATCTATGAAGATCTTGGTGATACTCCGACCGAAAGTGAGGTAGAACAGTATCTCAAACATGTAAATCATGAGCTTGTTGGAGTTGAGAAACTTGAAGGTACCTACCCGTTTGATCTGGAACGTGCTCATAATGCATATCGTCTTAACGACTTCTTACACCGTTTAATCGAACCTGAACATAGAGAGCGCTTCAAATCTGAACCTCAAGCTTTGTTTGAAGAGTTCTCTCTAACAGCCGAAGAACAAACCATGGTGAAAGAGCTGCAATGGATAGAAATGATCCGCTACGGAGTGAGTTTCTTCATGCTTGAAAAACTCGGAGCTGTTGCAGGTGTTCCTAACCCACATATCTACGCCTCAATGCGCGGTGAAGACATAGAAACATTCCAGAAATCCCGTAATGTTTCTATGAACTACTCTGTATCTGGCGGAAAGTAA
- the pobA gene encoding 4-hydroxybenzoate 3-monooxygenase yields MKILSTQVAIIGAGPSGLLLGQLLAKQGIDNIIIERTSADHVLGRIRAGILEQGFVDLLRESGCNQRLDDEGIVHHGFYISVEGNKSYIDIKSLTEGQVVACYGQTEVTRDLMEARKASGQQSFYSCPVSEIDNPAEGKASVYFEHDGEAYQIDCDFIAGCDGFHGVSRPSIPSEIRTEYERVYSFGWLGLLADTPPVCDELIYCKHSRGFALASQRSETRSRYYLQVPNTEKVENWSDEKFWEELKRRLPEEEAQKLQTGPSLEKSIAPLRSFVCEPMQYRQLFLVGDAAHIVPPTGAKGLNLAASDVAALYQVLTAFYGGQPREVLNQYSEVCLRRIWNAERFSWWMTNMLHHFDDENKFQRAFVEKMADSELEFYLQNEAGMKLIAEQYVGLPYEQIKLSTQHNAYDDAIK; encoded by the coding sequence ATGAAAATACTTTCTACTCAAGTTGCTATCATCGGTGCTGGCCCTTCCGGACTTCTGCTCGGTCAGCTTCTGGCCAAACAAGGTATCGATAACATCATCATTGAACGTACCTCAGCAGACCATGTATTGGGACGAATTCGTGCTGGAATTCTGGAACAAGGTTTTGTTGATTTACTTCGTGAATCTGGTTGCAACCAACGCTTAGATGATGAAGGAATCGTCCATCACGGTTTCTACATCAGTGTTGAAGGCAATAAAAGCTACATAGATATAAAATCTCTGACAGAAGGCCAAGTTGTAGCTTGTTACGGCCAAACCGAAGTCACCAGAGATTTGATGGAAGCTCGCAAAGCATCGGGCCAGCAAAGTTTCTACTCTTGCCCAGTCAGTGAAATTGATAACCCAGCCGAAGGAAAGGCTTCGGTATATTTTGAACATGATGGTGAAGCTTACCAGATCGATTGTGATTTTATTGCCGGCTGTGATGGTTTCCACGGAGTGTCTCGTCCGAGTATTCCATCGGAAATCCGTACCGAATATGAGCGCGTGTACTCATTTGGCTGGTTAGGTCTGTTAGCAGATACACCGCCGGTTTGTGATGAACTGATTTATTGTAAACACTCGCGTGGTTTCGCCTTAGCAAGCCAGCGCTCTGAGACTCGTTCTCGCTACTACCTTCAAGTACCTAACACGGAGAAAGTAGAAAACTGGAGCGACGAAAAGTTCTGGGAAGAATTAAAACGCCGACTACCAGAAGAAGAAGCACAAAAGTTACAAACCGGTCCAAGTCTAGAGAAAAGTATAGCGCCACTACGCTCGTTTGTTTGTGAACCAATGCAATACCGACAGTTATTTTTAGTCGGTGACGCTGCTCACATTGTTCCACCGACAGGTGCAAAAGGCTTAAACCTGGCTGCTTCTGACGTGGCAGCACTTTATCAGGTGCTAACGGCCTTCTATGGAGGACAACCGCGTGAAGTCCTCAACCAGTACTCTGAAGTTTGTTTACGCCGGATTTGGAATGCTGAACGGTTTTCATGGTGGATGACGAACATGCTTCACCACTTCGACGATGAAAACAAATTCCAACGCGCATTCGTTGAAAAAATGGCGGATTCTGAACTCGAATTCTACTTGCAAAATGAAGCGGGAATGAAACTTATCGCCGAACAATACGTAGGACTACCCTACGAGCAAATAAAATTATCTACCCAACACAATGCATATGATGATGCAATAAAATAG
- a CDS encoding LysR family transcriptional regulator: MDTNKLITLLPEMAVFVVVIEEGSFSKAAERLGVAPSSVSRSIAKLEDALSQKLLERTTRNMRLSIAGEEIHGLCVDMLKSARLATDAAFSSQNEVAGEVRIAAPRAFANQVLSPLILDFLQEYPKVSVHFVVEDHFIDPVGHEVDLVIHITDKPVEGLVSKVLGTNRLRICATSDYLETFGYPNYPGELSAHQCIRLGESPSDRKWTFNQKGDVHSVNIDSRLAVNHTEIRKDAVLRGMGISIFPEFTIVDLIKSGAVVELLPDWEVEGSYQGKIVAQYPQSRFIPRQLKVLVDYLHSRLSETNLY, translated from the coding sequence GTGGACACAAATAAGCTCATCACTTTACTACCGGAGATGGCGGTTTTCGTTGTGGTTATCGAAGAGGGCAGTTTTTCAAAAGCGGCAGAAAGACTTGGTGTAGCCCCTTCATCTGTAAGTCGCTCTATCGCCAAGCTGGAAGATGCGTTGTCTCAAAAGCTCCTTGAGCGTACTACCCGAAATATGAGGTTGAGCATCGCGGGAGAAGAGATTCATGGTTTGTGTGTAGACATGCTGAAATCTGCACGCTTAGCGACTGACGCGGCTTTTTCATCTCAAAACGAAGTTGCCGGGGAAGTCAGGATTGCAGCTCCGAGAGCTTTTGCTAACCAGGTACTTTCACCTTTGATTTTGGACTTTTTGCAAGAGTATCCAAAAGTCTCTGTTCACTTTGTTGTAGAAGACCATTTTATTGATCCTGTCGGACATGAAGTAGACTTGGTCATACATATCACCGATAAGCCCGTGGAGGGCTTAGTCTCTAAGGTGTTAGGGACTAACCGATTACGTATTTGCGCCACTTCTGATTATCTGGAAACATTCGGTTATCCGAATTACCCGGGGGAGCTGTCTGCACATCAATGTATACGGTTAGGGGAGAGCCCAAGCGACAGGAAATGGACGTTTAATCAAAAGGGCGATGTACATTCCGTGAATATTGATAGTCGTCTTGCGGTTAATCATACCGAGATCCGTAAAGATGCTGTTTTAAGAGGAATGGGTATATCAATTTTTCCTGAGTTTACGATTGTTGATTTGATTAAATCAGGCGCTGTTGTTGAGCTACTTCCTGACTGGGAAGTTGAAGGAAGTTATCAGGGAAAGATTGTCGCTCAGTATCCCCAATCTCGGTTTATCCCTCGTCAGCTAAAAGTGCTGGTGGATTACCTTCACAGCAGGCTGAGTGAAACAAACCTTTATTAA
- a CDS encoding EAL domain-containing protein: MNRRVYDKRPTIGVIMPMLSGFYMGELNATFRQMAKEHGVNLIFIRSGDRREFDLPVALHHLDALVIVLHSAADHLVQKALSNGIPVLSLGASYSPLEVEQFTSVQSDGVAALYRWLLDLGHTRIGFCGDLSVNDVRSRFKAFQHAVNEHSVTFNPDDFFCVSNCSLAGGREAAVELVQRNSQCTAVICATDHNAIGMIEQLKHLQVSVPGQVAVVGIDNVFFGQQTQPPLTSADQQLEVLARQAFARALERIEGATFSGRINQVPQKIVIRQSCGNRNPTYESTECPDSIRHALLDAEGRSPIEIFENFYSQAQNGFNSILDAQSLYGNNLDWACLATCNQERYHVESWVEQGMTQPTTVIERTGGDIRDFPTLDICDHFVATVMPVTTGQKSQWKLVALVDFQSNLQSIGTQSVFNNYLDMLSLFIERDALLNTSNQRQKNSQQLLQQLKVVSNSSNDGIWDWDLLNNQLRWNSRLVNMLGSQNLSDEQSIDCDQLFQFIHPEDIERLENNIHAHLIDDIPFKTEFRIRRYDDRYIWVQANGSAVRNAKGKAVRFIGSMTDVTEQRESAAKIHHMAYFDSLTGVANRRKVMEDIVEHIRTNPGRPRAIMLMDLNRFKMINDSFGHHVGDALLCHITRELESVLSEPHTIARLGGDEFLFFCDISNVEQANQIASIILRTIEKPMIHDEIELVGQGSLGISFYPFDGTSPEELVKKADIAMYQAKQDGGRKVVLYNNTMEVETQSLMKFEHHLNRAIEQQEIEVFYQPLICNRTQQVIGVEALARWHSDELGYVPADQFIQVAEGSGMITQLGEHIFNRVCRDVQQSSWLRSMSHISVNISAKQLVRRCFADEVIQTILNHRLPLSMFCMEITETALITDYHLCVQSLNKLRVAGITISLDDFGTGYSSLSLLKKLPLSEVKIDRSFIADIVKDQSSLDFVSTMIQMIRSLGYRVVAEGVETSEHAHCLDELGVDLLQGYYFNKPQPVAWLEQYYQSEACSDECMEMPS, encoded by the coding sequence ATGAATAGACGTGTTTATGATAAACGCCCGACGATTGGTGTCATTATGCCGATGTTGAGCGGTTTTTACATGGGAGAACTTAACGCCACGTTCCGCCAGATGGCTAAGGAACATGGAGTTAATTTGATTTTCATTCGCAGCGGAGACCGGCGAGAGTTCGACTTACCTGTCGCTTTGCATCATCTGGATGCTTTGGTGATAGTTCTGCACTCTGCAGCTGATCATTTGGTGCAAAAAGCACTGAGTAACGGTATTCCTGTATTGTCTCTGGGAGCAAGTTATTCTCCGCTGGAGGTCGAGCAGTTCACTAGTGTACAAAGTGATGGTGTTGCAGCTCTCTATCGATGGCTCTTAGATTTGGGTCATACGAGAATAGGTTTCTGTGGTGATTTATCCGTTAATGATGTGCGCTCACGCTTCAAAGCCTTTCAGCATGCTGTTAATGAACATAGTGTGACGTTTAACCCCGATGATTTCTTTTGTGTTAGCAACTGCTCTTTAGCTGGTGGCAGGGAAGCCGCTGTAGAACTCGTTCAGAGAAATTCGCAGTGCACAGCGGTGATTTGTGCAACGGATCATAACGCGATCGGTATGATAGAGCAGCTGAAGCATTTACAGGTGTCGGTACCAGGGCAAGTTGCCGTCGTTGGTATAGATAACGTGTTCTTTGGTCAGCAAACACAACCGCCATTGACGTCTGCTGACCAACAATTGGAAGTATTAGCTCGTCAAGCATTTGCGAGAGCGTTGGAGCGGATAGAAGGCGCTACGTTTTCTGGTCGCATAAATCAGGTGCCTCAAAAAATTGTTATCAGGCAATCATGTGGCAACCGCAACCCTACTTATGAGTCAACGGAGTGTCCGGACTCTATACGACACGCATTATTAGATGCTGAAGGCCGTTCTCCGATAGAGATTTTCGAAAACTTCTATTCGCAAGCTCAAAATGGTTTCAATTCGATTCTTGACGCACAGAGTCTTTATGGCAATAACCTGGATTGGGCTTGTCTCGCGACTTGCAACCAGGAAAGATATCATGTGGAAAGCTGGGTAGAGCAAGGCATGACTCAGCCTACAACGGTAATAGAGAGAACTGGTGGAGACATTCGGGACTTCCCGACTCTTGATATCTGTGATCACTTTGTCGCGACGGTAATGCCTGTTACAACTGGGCAGAAGAGTCAGTGGAAACTTGTAGCTTTAGTGGACTTTCAGAGCAATCTGCAAAGTATTGGTACTCAGTCTGTATTCAATAATTACTTAGATATGCTGTCGTTATTTATCGAGCGCGATGCTTTGCTTAACACTAGCAATCAGCGCCAAAAGAACTCCCAGCAACTGCTTCAGCAACTTAAAGTGGTTTCTAACAGCTCGAATGACGGTATTTGGGACTGGGATTTGTTGAACAATCAACTTCGCTGGAACAGTCGCTTAGTGAATATGTTGGGCAGCCAAAACTTATCCGATGAGCAATCTATTGATTGTGACCAGCTATTTCAGTTTATCCATCCTGAAGATATTGAAAGGCTTGAAAATAATATCCATGCGCACCTGATAGATGATATTCCGTTCAAGACCGAATTCCGTATTCGCAGATACGACGATCGCTACATTTGGGTACAGGCAAATGGCTCCGCAGTACGTAATGCGAAGGGCAAAGCAGTACGCTTTATCGGCTCGATGACGGATGTGACAGAGCAGAGAGAAAGCGCAGCTAAAATTCATCACATGGCTTACTTCGACTCTCTGACCGGTGTTGCTAACCGTCGTAAAGTCATGGAAGACATTGTTGAGCATATTCGTACCAATCCGGGCAGACCACGAGCGATCATGTTGATGGATCTCAACCGGTTCAAAATGATCAATGATTCATTTGGGCATCATGTCGGCGATGCGCTTTTGTGTCACATTACCAGAGAGCTTGAAAGTGTGTTGTCTGAACCACATACCATCGCTCGCCTTGGCGGGGATGAGTTTCTGTTCTTTTGTGATATCAGTAATGTAGAGCAGGCTAACCAAATCGCCAGCATTATACTTCGCACGATAGAAAAGCCGATGATTCATGACGAAATCGAGTTGGTAGGACAAGGCAGTTTAGGTATCTCATTCTACCCGTTCGATGGCACTAGCCCTGAAGAATTAGTCAAAAAAGCTGATATTGCTATGTATCAGGCGAAGCAAGATGGTGGGCGCAAAGTGGTGCTTTATAACAACACCATGGAAGTCGAAACGCAAAGTTTGATGAAGTTTGAACACCATTTAAACCGCGCGATAGAGCAACAAGAAATCGAAGTTTTCTACCAGCCACTGATCTGTAACAGAACTCAGCAGGTGATTGGAGTAGAAGCGCTTGCCCGCTGGCATTCTGATGAACTGGGGTATGTGCCAGCTGATCAGTTCATACAAGTCGCTGAAGGGTCGGGGATGATCACTCAGCTTGGTGAGCATATTTTTAACCGGGTTTGTCGTGATGTGCAGCAATCATCCTGGCTACGTTCGATGAGCCATATCTCGGTAAACATTAGTGCAAAACAGTTGGTACGCCGTTGTTTCGCCGATGAAGTTATTCAGACGATCCTCAACCATCGTTTGCCGCTTTCTATGTTTTGTATGGAGATTACTGAAACAGCGCTGATTACTGATTACCATTTGTGTGTGCAGTCATTAAATAAACTCAGAGTGGCTGGTATTACTATTTCTCTGGACGATTTTGGGACCGGTTATTCCTCTCTATCGTTATTGAAAAAACTGCCATTGAGTGAAGTAAAAATCGATCGATCGTTTATTGCTGATATTGTCAAAGACCAATCCAGCCTGGACTTTGTCTCGACCATGATTCAGATGATAAGAAGCTTGGGCTATCGTGTCGTCGCAGAAGGTGTAGAGACTTCCGAGCATGCTCATTGCTTGGATGAACTCGGTGTCGATTTGCTGCAAGGTTATTATTTCAATAAGCCTCAACCCGTAGCGTGGTTAGAACAGTACTACCAGTCAGAGGCTTGTTCTGATGAGTGTATGGAAATGCCAAGCTGA
- a CDS encoding DUF1840 domain-containing protein encodes MLITFRSKSHANIIMFGEVALNLIKMMGHSGTVPGAIIAQDIPEALDKLTASLNKAAELEKNTAQDVVDDDEQSEPVVSVGHRAMPLVEMLQSAIKDQCDVMWDSQ; translated from the coding sequence ATGCTGATTACATTTCGCAGTAAAAGCCATGCTAATATCATTATGTTCGGCGAAGTTGCCCTCAATTTGATAAAAATGATGGGACACAGTGGTACCGTTCCCGGAGCGATCATTGCTCAGGATATACCTGAAGCCCTCGACAAATTGACCGCTTCACTGAACAAAGCAGCAGAGCTGGAGAAAAACACTGCACAGGACGTCGTCGATGATGACGAGCAGTCAGAGCCTGTTGTATCCGTAGGACACAGAGCGATGCCGTTGGTTGAGATGCTTCAATCAGCCATCAAAGACCAATGCGACGTCATGTGGGACAGTCAGTAA
- a CDS encoding aldo/keto reductase, giving the protein MQQRKIGQFECNPVGLGCMNLSHAYGTPPDEKQSIHLLNQALDLEYNHLDTATLYGDGANEKLVAKAVGHRRDEYVLASKCGMFINAQGKKEINGRPEALRKNIENSLQRLNTDVIDLYYLHRWDKTIPVEDSVGELSRLVEEGKIREIGLSEVSAKTLTQAAKVHPIAAVQSEYSLWTRNPEIKVLEACKTLGTAFVAFSPLGRGILTGKIDSPANFTPKDIRRNMPRFDSEHFAHNQHLVTKLAQLIEQESDSELSKASLASIVLRWVLDQQDNIHVIPGTTSLTHLAENISATSVNLSSDLLEQMGQLINSNSVSGTRYNEAQQLEIDTEEFSNNAALTA; this is encoded by the coding sequence ATGCAACAACGGAAAATTGGCCAGTTTGAGTGTAATCCGGTTGGTCTGGGATGTATGAACCTCTCTCACGCGTATGGAACGCCACCAGATGAGAAACAGAGTATTCATTTACTGAATCAGGCATTAGATCTCGAATACAACCACCTTGATACCGCAACGCTTTATGGTGATGGTGCCAATGAAAAACTTGTCGCCAAAGCCGTTGGGCATAGAAGAGATGAATATGTGTTAGCCAGTAAGTGCGGCATGTTCATTAATGCGCAGGGTAAAAAAGAGATCAATGGCCGTCCCGAAGCACTGCGTAAAAATATTGAGAATAGTTTGCAGCGCCTCAATACGGACGTTATTGACCTTTATTACCTTCATCGCTGGGATAAAACCATCCCTGTGGAAGACAGTGTTGGTGAGCTAAGCAGGCTGGTCGAAGAAGGCAAAATACGCGAAATCGGTTTGTCTGAAGTATCTGCCAAGACACTGACACAAGCAGCCAAAGTTCACCCTATTGCTGCAGTACAGTCGGAGTACTCACTCTGGACACGCAACCCAGAAATCAAAGTACTTGAAGCGTGCAAAACGCTCGGCACTGCTTTTGTTGCGTTTAGTCCTCTGGGGCGCGGGATCTTGACAGGTAAGATCGATTCGCCGGCTAATTTTACGCCTAAAGATATCCGTCGTAATATGCCTCGCTTCGATAGTGAACATTTCGCACACAACCAACACCTGGTTACTAAGCTTGCGCAGTTGATTGAGCAAGAATCAGATTCAGAGCTGAGCAAGGCAAGTCTGGCTAGTATTGTTCTGCGTTGGGTTCTGGATCAGCAAGATAATATTCATGTGATTCCGGGCACGACCAGCCTTACTCACCTTGCAGAGAACATATCTGCGACTTCTGTAAATTTATCTAGTGACCTGTTAGAGCAAATGGGGCAGCTTATCAACAGCAATAGCGTATCCGGTACTCGCTATAACGAAGCTCAGCAGCTAGAAATCGACACCGAAGAGTTTAGTAACAACGCTGCATTAACTGCATAA